From the genome of Natrinema marinum:
CGAAGATCACCGGGAAGATGTACTCCGAACGCCTCGGAAAGCTCAGCTTCGCGGTGTACTTCATCGGCTTTAACCTGCTGTACTTCCCGATGTTCCTCGCCTGGGAGACCCCCCGCCGGGTCTTCCACTACCCCGAGAGTACGCAACTGTACCACCAGATCGCGACGGTCGGGGCGTTCGTCCTCGGAGCGTCGGTCCTCCTCGTGATACTCACGCTCGCGAAGAGCCTGCGATCGGGCCCCGACGCTCCCGACAACCCGTGGACGTACTCGCGAACCGCCGAGTGGGCGATCCCCTCGCCGCCGCCGCTCGATAACTGGCCGAACCGGCCCAGCTACGCCAGCGGCCGACTCGAGTTCGTCGACGACGCGGCGACCGCGACCGACGGCGGCGTCGCGACCGGCAAGGACGCCGCTGGCACAGCGACGGCGAGCCACGAGGAGGAGCATGCGGACCACGCCAGCATCTGGCCGTTCGGCATCGGTATCGCGACCGCCGTGTTCTTCCTCGGCCTCAGCGGTATGACGCCGTACGTCTACACGTTCGTCAGCGAGCACATGCACGCCGGCGAGTTCATCACGCTGGCGGGGACGGCACCGGCAAAGAGCATCGTCTACCCGGTGCTGACCGCGATCGGCATCGGCCTGCTCGGGGTTACGCTGTTCAACTTCGGCCGCGAGCAGTTCGACGCTCCCGAGATGCTGGTCGCCGAACAGTGGCCGTTCGGCGGCATCAACAACGAAAAGCTCGGCGTCTGGTTCTTCCTGGCGTCGGACGTCGTCGTCTTCGGTGCCGCAATCGGTGCGTACGTCTTCATGCGCATCCACGGCGGCTGGAATAACTGGCATCTCGACGCCATCACCATGGCCGGCCTGTTCAACACGTACGTCCTCCTGACCTCGAGTTTCGCGGTCGTCGTGGCGCACGTGATGGCCGAACGCGGGAACAAGAAGGGACTGCTCGGCGCGCTCAGCGCTACGATCCTGCTTGGATTCGTGTTCATGGGCGTCAAGGCCTTCGAGTACACCAGCAAGTTCGCCGACGGTCACTACTGGTTCAGCGGGATCGAGTACTCGCTGTACTTCGTGACGACCGGCCTGCACGCGCTGCACGTCATCCTCGGGCTACTCATCGCCCTGTTCATGATCTACCGGATCGTGTCGGTCGATGCGTACCTCGAGGATCACATGCCGGTGGAGTACTTCGGCCTCTACTGGCACTTCGTCGACATCGTGTGGGTCTTCCTGTTCCCACTGTTCTACCTGATGTAGCGCCTCTGCGCTACACAGGTTCGTTTTTCGCGGTTTCGTGTTTTCCGACGCCGTAGGGCACCGTCTGACAGGCCAGTGACAACCTTGGACCGTCTCTCGCTCCGATCAGCAGTCGATTGCAGCCTGTGACGACGCTCGAGAGACCAGAGCGCACGGAATGTGTGTACGGGCCCAGCCGACGAGCAAGCCGCCTCACAACGCGGGACAGGGCGCCCGCTCACGTGCTGAGAGCAGGCGCTCGAGGTGCAGAACTAAAAAGAGACGCCGAGCGGCAGCAGCACGCTCACCCCGCCCAGACCAGCGCGTAGACGAAAGTAAACAGGAAGTAGATCAGGAAGACGGAGATTGCCGCCTTGAAGTGGAACGTGAACAAGTCGTACTCCTCGTCGTCGCGCTCCTCCTCGAAGGCCTCGAGTTCGGCCTCGGAACACTCCTCGGCGTGGTCGACGCCGATGTGGAAGGTTACGTACTGCTCGGATCGAAACGGCCGACCGCAGTACGGACAGGTCGCGCCGGGCGCGTGGTCCGGCGGCACGTCGTACTCTCGCTCGAGCGCGCTGTCGGTCGCCATTCGATCGGGTATTGCGGCGGCGCGAGGAAGTGTTTGCCGGTCTAGCTCGGGACGAACGGCGGGCTCATCGTCCCCTGGGAGACCAGATAGAGGCTCACCATCGTGAAAAAGACCATGACGACGATGAGCGGGTACTGGCTCCTGATCGCCTGGAGTTTGCCGGGGAAGAGGTCGAAGGAGACGGTGTGAGCGATCCACACCGCGAGGACGTGGCCGAGCAGGATGGCGGCGATCTCGAGGTAGCCGAACCAGCCGGGGAGGGCGTACTGGGTCGGGTTCGGCGGCGGGGAAAGCGGCGCTGCCACGGCGTCGACCAGCGACGGCCACAGCGAGAGCCCGAAGCCGACGTAGTGGGCGAAGTGGTAGCCGGCCGCGATGGCGAGCAAGGGTGCAGCAAATCGCAGCCCCAGATAGCGCCGGGAGAGGTACGTCTCGGCGCGCTCGCGAGTGCGGTCGATGGCGATCCAGTAGACCTTCCAGAACAGCCCGAAGCCGCCGACGAGCAAGGCCAGATAGACGAGCACCGGCGGGAGCCCGATTCCGACGAGGACTTCGATGGTCCGGACGCCCGCCGGCGTGACGATGAAGCCGCTGAAGGTCAGCTCCCAGACCAGCGCGAGGACGAATGCGACCAGCGAGGTGTCGGTGACGAGGTCGGCGTCGCTCAGTCGCGAGCCGGGGTATCGCAGCTCGAAGCCGTCGTCGGTGCGCTGGATCGGCGCGACGGCCCCGTAGAGCCGAAACCACAGCGAGAGAGGATCCCCGCGGCGAAACCACGTCGACGGCGAGAAGACGACCGCACTCGAGATGGTAAACAGCGAGTACATCAGGAGGACGGCCAGCAGCACGTCCGGCGACGAGGTCAGTGGCGCGACGATCTCGAGCCAGACGAACGTCAACAGCGCGACGACGGCAGGCCAGGACTCGAAAGCGTCCGGATAGGGCTCGTCGGCGGTCGGCAGCGCCTCGGCGATCCGCCGCCAGGGGTTGAGCGCCGGCCACGGGTTGCCGACGGTGTAGGTGACGATCGTCAGCAGAGCGCGACCGGCGACGAACGTGATCAGGACGGTCGCGCTCACCAGACCGATGTTGGGCCCGACGAGCCCGGCGGCGACGATGAGCGCGAGGCCCAGCAGTCCGACTGCGCCGAGTAACAGCGAACCGGCGGTCAGCAGTCGGTCCTTGGAGGTCTCGAGCGCGTGGTCGTGGTAGGTGCCGATCACGTCGCGGTCGGTGACGAGCATGGTCAATAGCGCCGACGCGCCAACGGTGCCGCCGCCGGTCGCGAGATAAAGCCACGTCGGAACAGTGACGTCGCCGCCGCCGGTCGTGAGGCCGGCGGCGACGTTGCTGGCGGCGGCGACGCCGGCACCGAGCCCGATGATCGCGAGCGTGGTGGCCAGTCCGATAGCGGTCCGGCGAGCGAGGGCCGAACGTCCACTCATTGCCGGCTAGTCGGAGCGGCGCCCCATCTACGTGTCGCTTCGGTCTCGAGGGCGACCGTCTCGGCTCGCGTTCGCCGCTTTTCCGGCGGACAGTTCCACTCGCACGGACGGCGGCGCGAGCGGGATGAGGTAAGGTATAAGTATCCGTCACCCACATTCCCCACTAATGGCGAGCCTTCGGACGTACGGCCTGATTTACGTGGCACTGATACTGCTAGCGACGGGGAAGTTCGTCTTCTTCCACTTCGACGGGATCTTCACCTATGGGATGGCCATCGGCGGAACGATGATTCTGGCGATCACCAAGACATCGCTCATCGCCGGCTACTTCCAGCACCTGAAAGACGAGCCCCGCTCGATCACTTACCTGATGCTCACCGCGGTGTTCATGGTCTTCCTGCTGACCCTCGCCGCGGGTTACTCGATCCAGTAAGCTCCTCTCGCCGCTTTTCACCCTCTGCTGTCGCTCGTCCGTCTATTCTGTTTGCTCGAAATCGAGCGAGAGCGTGACCTCGGTACTCGACTGCGGTCCGTTCGATCGGAAGCGAGACGCCCCGTCAGGTTAGCAACGCGAGCGTCTCGCGGGGGTCGACCAAGCCGCTGACCGTGACCATGACGCCCCAGATGCAGACGCCGAGCGCGATCACGCCGGCGAGAGTGGCGATCGTCGACACGTAGGGAACGAGGACGAGCACGGCAGCGCCCATACCCGCGGCGACCAGGGAGACGAGCGCCACCGAGCGGGCGACCCGGACGTAGTCGAAGGCGACCTCGCGATACATCACGACGACGTTGACCGCCGTGTAGATGCCGAAGGTGACGACCGTCGCGAACGCCGCGCCCGGAACGCCAAAGCGGGGGATCAAGAGTACGTTGAGACCGGCGTTGGCGATGGAGGTGAGGCCCTTGGCGACCGCCCGGTCGGACGCCCGGCCCAGGTAGTCGAGACCGTTGGTTGTCACGTTGGTGACGCCCTGAAAGACGACGTAGACCGCCATCAACTGGAGGACGGGGGCGGCGCCGGCGTACGCCTCGCCGAACACCAGCCGGACGGCCGGATCGGCGACGAGGATCAGGCCGACGGCCGCGGGGATGTAGAGCATGAGGACGTACTGTAGCGTCGACTCGTAGATCCGGGCGGCCTCCTCGAGCGCGTCGTTGGCCTTCTGCTCGCCGTAGGTCGGCGAGACGGAGAAACCGAGCGAGCCGGCGGGAACGAGGATGAACTCGGATATCTGCTTGCTGAGGACGTAGTAGCTCACCGCGAGGGGATCGAGGAAGAAGCCGACGAGCACCGTGTCGATCCGATTGTCGATGACGCTGGCGCTGGTTGAGGCGGTCAAGGGGATACTGTACCGGAACATCCGGTTGCGGAGCGATTTGTCGCCGCCGCCGTCGTCGTGGGTCGCGTAGAACCGCCGGTAGAGGAAGATCAGCCCGACGAGCGCTGCGAAGGTCGCGCCGACCAGATAGCCGAGCATGGCACCGACGACGCCGAACCCGAGAAGGGTCAGGGCGACGACGAGGACGACGCGCGTGACGTTGGCGACGACGCTGAGGACCGCGCTGAGTTCGACCCGGTTGAACCCCTGAAAGAGCGTCTGCCCGTAGGAGTTCAGCGACTGAAAGACGAGGTAGACGCCGCCGACGAGCAGGGGTGTCGCCGCTTCGGGCGTATTGAGCAGGGCTGCAATCCGCTCGTGGCCGACCACCATCGTCCCGGTGACGACCGCGATCAACACCAGTCGGTAGCCGAACGACGTTCGGAGAATGTAGGGGATTTTCCCGTCGTCGGTCTCCTTGTACTCGGCGATGTAGCGCGCGGCGGAACGAGCGCTGCCGAGGTCGGTGAACATGCCCGCAACGCCGATGACCGCGATCGCGAAGAACAGCAGTCCGTACTCGTCTGGCGTGAGCAGCGTCCGCGCGAGCAACAGCATCAACAGCCCGTTGGCGACGTTGGTGACGAGTCGCGCCCCCAGCGTCGCCTTGAAGCCGTCGACGATCCGCTCAGTGACCGACATCGATCCTAGTGAGCACCGAGGCGGTCGGACGGCCGCGACGCCCCGACAGCGTCGACTCCGCGCTCGCGACTCGAGAGAGCGCCGACGGACGGACCGGTCGGTATCGACGGGAGGACACGTTCCTGATCACTGGGCTGACGGTCACGGACTGACGACATTGTTATCGCCCACCTACCCCGAATCGGACCTCGACGGGCAGCCGAAAGGATGCCGTAACCGGCGGCCGTCGTCCGTCTCCGTCGACTGAGGGCGACCGGGTTCGACGGTCGCGGAGTTTCACGTTTCGGGGTCGTCCGCGGACGCCAACGTTCCCGCGACCGAGACAGTCGTCGAGCGTAGCACTGACCGTTTTCCGTTCGATTCGCGTACGTCTACCCAGATGACGCGGACAGCCACGATCGTCGACACGTACCGGCTCGCACCGGAGGTCAAGGGATTCCGCCTCCGCGTCCCCGGCGAGGAACTCGCGTTCGATCCCGGGCAGCACACCACCGTTCGGTTCGACGCCGACGGGAAGGAGGTCGTCCGCCCGTACAGTCCGACGACCCTCCCCGGCACCGACGAGATCGAGATCGGCGAGTTCGAGGGGAACCTCTCCCTCGAGGAGCCCGACCGCGATATCGCTCTGCTCGCGAGTGGGACCGGCCTCACGCCGTTGCTCTCGATCCTCCGGCAGTACGCCCGCGACGGCAGCGGCGACGCGCACCTCGTCTTCGGCGAGCGGACGGCCGACTCGATCTTCCACCGGAGCACGCTCAACGAGCTGGCCGCAACGTACGACTCCGTTACGGTGACCTACACCCTGTCGGACCCCGGGTGGGACTGGCTCGATCGCGCCGGCTACGTCCAAGAGCACGTAGAAGACCTCTTCGACGGGTTCGAAGAGCGGGATTGCTACGTCTGCGGTGTCCCGGCGATGGTCGTCGAGACGACCGAGCGGCTCCGGGAGCTGGGCGCCCCCGACGAACGGATCCACAGCGAGGGGTGGGAATCGGACGCGGCCGCCGACGAGCGAGACTGAGCGAGGGAGTGGACTCGTCGGCGACGCATCGGTCGCTCGAGCGGGCGCAGAACACGCAGGCCGAACCTCCTACTGTCCGTGATAGAAAGGTTACGACGGGACCGCTCTCGAGCGGACATCGGTCCGCGGTCGGAAGCATGGAAGCGCTGAACATCGCATTGGTCACGATCGGGACGCTGACGCTGGTCCTCAGCCTCGTCTCCGGATTGCTCCAGGACAGGGCGTACCTCCCGTCCGAGCCGATGGCAGCGGCGACCCTCGGCGTCGTGCTCGGCCCGATCGGCCTGAACCTCCTCCACCTCGAGGGTTTCGACGACCCGTTTCTCGTCTTAGAACAGTTCGCCCGGATCACGGTTGGGCTCGCCGTCATGGCGGCCGCGCTCAGGCTCCCGAGCGGGTACGTTTCGGACAACGACCGAGGAATGGCGGCGGTCCTCGTCCCGGGAATGGTCGCCAAGTGGCTCGTCAGCAGCGCCCTCGTGTACGCGCTCGTGGGCGTCCCGGTCTGGATCGCACTCCTCATCGGCGCAGTCGTCACGCCCACCGATCCGGTGCTGGCCGGAACGATCGTCACCGGTAACGCCGCAGAGCGGTACATCCCGGAATCGATTCGGAACCTCCTGACCGCCGAATCGGGAGCCAACGACGGCCTTGCGTACCCGCTCGTCTTCCTCCCACTGTTGGTGCTCCAGCATCCGCTCGATCGGGCGCTCACCGATTGGGCGCTCGGAGCGCTCCTCTGGGGGGTCGGCGCGGCCGTCGCCATCGGTGCAGCCGTCGGTGCAACCGCCGGCTGGATCGAGCGCCAATCCAGCGAACACGCCTTCCTCGAGGAGTCGTCGCTGTTGAGCGTCACCGTCGCGTTCACGTTCGCCGTCCTCGGGGGCGTCAAGCTACTCGGCAGCGACGGCATCCTCGCAGTCTTCGTCGCCGGATTGCTGTTCAATCGCTTCGCCGAGTCGACCGACGAGATCGACGAACAGAAGGTCCAAGAGACGGTGCTCCGCCTGTTCACCTTCCCGATCTTCGTCCTCTTCGGGCTGGTGATTCCCTGGAAGCAGTGGCTCGAGCTCGGGTGGTCGGGTGTGGCGCTCGCGGCCAGCATTCTCCTCCTGCGACGCACGCCGATGATGCTCGTGTTCGACCGGTTCGTCGACGATGTCGACGCCCGCGGCGCGGTCTTCGCGGGCTGGTTCGGCCCGATCGGCATCGCGGCCATCTTCTACGCGACCGTCGCCCACCGCGTTCTGGGCACCGAGATCGTCTGGAGCGTGACCAGCCTCGTCGTCGCGAGTTCGATCCTCGTCCACGGCCTCACGGCGACGCCGCTGACGAAGCTGTACGGCCACGCGATGGACGAAAACCACCGCCAATCGGAGGATACCGACCGCTCCGACTCGTCGTCCGCGTTCGCCGACGGGTGAGGCGGGCGATCGGGCCGAGTTCGATGCACGCTCCTCGAGCGTCCAGCTCTTCGAGAAACGAGCGGCAGAAAGAAGATCGAACGAGCGACAGGGACGCGCAGGTACTGCTCGGACGCGTTACTCGTTGCCGAACATCTGGCGCATCATCGGATGCATCTCCATGAGCTGTTCCTCGGCGATCTCCTCGTACAGCTTGTACGTGATCGAGACCGCGAGCAGCAGGCCCGTCCCGGAGACGTTCCCGATGGTGCCGAGCATGTTGGCCCAGACGGCCAGCAGCCCGACGAGCGCGCCGCCGATGACGGTCACCTGCGGGATATACCGCTCCATGACCTTCTCGATGACGCCGACGTTCTGTCGGAAGCCGGGGATCTGCATCCCGGAGTTCTGGATCTGTTTCGCCGTCGATTCGGGACCCATGTCCGTCGTCTCGACCCAGAAGATGGCGAAGATCGCACCGCCGACGACCATGAACGTGACGTCGATGCCGATGCGGATCATCACCTGCCACCACTCCTGGGCGACGTTCGCCGTCCACCACATCCAGTCCCGCGGCGAGTAGATCGGCGCGAGATAGTAGAACAGCCCGCCGGTGGGCTGGCCTTGTGAGTAGACACCGAGCCAACTGGGCATGCTCGCCAGCTGACGGTTCAGAATCTGGCCCATGAACTGGACGTTCGCCTGCACTGCGCGAACGAGGATCATCGGCAGGACGCTCGCGTAAATGAGCTTCACGGGGAAGCGACCGCGTGCGCCCTTCACTCGAGCGTGGCTCAACGGGATCTCGACACGGACCGACTCCGCGTAGACGACGATCCCGAAGATGAGCAGCGTCGTCAGCAGGGCGATGATGTGCCCCTGGTTGATGAGCAGCGCCTGCAGCCCTTCGCCGGAGATGATCGAGCCGACTTCAACCTGGCCCGTCAGAATGCGGTACCAGTCGAAGAAGAACCCGCCGGCCGCGGGCTGAATGAACCCGGTGACCAGACGTTGGCTCACACCGGCGATGATGAACAGGCCGATCCCGCTGCCGACGCCCCATTTGCTGACGACCTCGTCCATGTAGAGGATGAGGACGCCACCGATGAAGATCTGGGCGAAGATCAGCAACTGGACCTGCGTCTGCCCGAGGGCGAGTCCCCCGAGTTGCAGCGACGACTGGGCTGGCAGGAAGCCGCCGGCGAACACCATCGGCAGTCCGGTCAGGATCACCATCAGGACGACCAGCACTTTCTGGAGACCCTGATAGAGGACCTGATCACGCGGGTCGTCCGTGTCGAGCCCGAGCAGGTTCGCCCCGCCGAGCAGCTGTAAGACGATGCTCGCGGTGACGATCGGTCCGATACCGACCTGCAGCACCGACCCCTGAGAGCCGGCGAGGATCGCGCGGAACTGCCCGAAGAGGTCGTTCGCCCCGCCCGACTGCAGACCGAACAGCGTGACGTTCGTCAGGAAGAAGTACAACATGAGGATGCCCGCCGTCCACATTAGCTTGCGCTTGAAGGGGACGTGCCCCTCCGGACGGCGCACTGCTGGCATCCGCGTCAAGACCGGTTCAGCGGCTTCCTTCCATCCCATAGGTTATTCCTCGTCCTGTTCAGCGTCGGCTTCGGCCTCGTCCTCGGCCGCCCGCTCCTCGCCGCGCTCGGAGAGAACCGCCTCGCCGCCAGCGGCCTCGAGTTTCTCTTCCGCTGCGTCGGAGAAGGCGTCCGCGGTGACGGTCAGTTCGTTGCGAACCTGCCCCGAGCCGAGGACCTTGACGACGTCGACCTCGTGGCCGTCCTCGACGATATCGCGCGCGTCGAGTTCGTAGCCGCCGTCGGTCTCCTCGGCGAGGTCGTCGGCGACGTAGAGGATCGCGTCCTCGTCGAGTTTCTGGACGTCGATCTCGGCGACATCCTCGCGGATGTCGTGCGGTCGCTTGAAGCCGTGTTTGCCCTTCGGTTCGTAGTTGTGGAACTCGTGTTTGCTGCGCCCGGCACGGCCGCGTCCACCGCGGTGGCCCGCACCGCGTCGATTCTTGTGGGAACCGCCGCTGTGGGTCCGCGAGCCGCGCTGGCGTCGTTTTTTGCTCGTCATGGTTATCGCATCGATTCTAGCAGGTCGTTAATCTGCCCCGTTGTATGCTTTCCGAGTTGGCCGCCCTCGACGGTCGGCTTCTTGATACCGTCGTGACCTCCCCGCGGCGGGTGAAGTCGAAGCGTCGGTGACAGTCCCTCGTCACGAAGCGTCGTCTCCTCCGCGAGGAGCGCCTCGGCAAGGCCGCCGAAATCGTCGTACTCGGTGTGCTCGGCGAGCCACTCCTCGTCGACGTCCGCCTGCTTGCCCTCGAGGGGCTCCGCTCGCTTCGCGAGCAGGGTCTCGAGCACGTCGGCATCGGGCTCGCCGACGGCGACGTAGTCGTTGACCTTCGCGATCATCCCCTCGTACGCATCGGTCTCGGGGACGAGCGTGCAGTGGTTGACGTTGTGGATGTTAAGCATCGACAGGGTGTCCTGAACGTCTTCCTGTCGATTCACTTCGCCGCGAATCTGGACGATCGCCTTCATCACTCGCTCACCTCGGCACCCTCGCTGCCGCGATTCCGGCGCGGCCGGCGCGACTGAGAGGCGTTCTCGAGGGCGTTGAACGTCGCCTTCGCCAGGTTCACCGTCGTTCGGGTGTTGCCGTGGCTCTTGGTCCAGGCGTTCTCGATGCCTGCCAACTCGAGGACGTGCCGGACGGTGTCACTGGCGGCCAGCCCGAGCCCTTCGGGGGCGGGGATGACCTCGACCTCGACGGAGCCGGCCTTGCCGGTCGTCCGTCGGGTCAGCGAGTGGGGCCGGTCCGAACGGTCCTCCCAGGACCCCGATCCGCGGGGCACCTGGATCATGTTCAGCTTCGCGATACCGATCGCCTTCTGGATGGCAGAGCCGACCTGATCGTCTCGGCCTTCGGCGTAGCCGATGAAGCCGTCGCGGTTGCCGACGGCGACGACACAGCGGAACTTCACGCGTCGTCCGGAGTCGGTCATCCGCTGGACCATGTTGATGTCCAGCACCTCGTCTTCCAGTCCGGGAAGGAGCTGGTCGACGAGTTCGGGCTCCTTCAACGGGAGGCCCGAGTTGAGGGCGGTCTCCATATCGTCGATCTCGCCCTCTTGGACCATCCGACCGAGACGGGTGACGGGTTCCCATCCACTGTCGTTGTAGTTGTTTCCACTCATTCGAGAATCGCCTCTCGTACCTCGTCGAAGTGTTCGGGTAGTTCGGTCGCGTCGAACTCGCCGCTGTACAGCGACTCGTCTAACTGTTCGGCGTACTCGGCGATGTGTTCGCCGCGGGTACGCGACCAGTCAGCCAGCACGCTGTCGTTGTGCGGGATCTCGAGGCCGGCGTCGATGGCCCCTTCCTGCACCGCGAACACCTTGTTGCCGGGCGTGGCCGTGTTGAGGCCGATGTCGAGGACCGCTTCCTCGAGACCAGCCTCGACGGCTCGTGTGCCGGCCAGCAGGCCGGTCAGGTACGCCGCGGAGATGTTGCTCGTGGGAGCGTCCCAGCCGTACTCTGCGAGATCGCTCGAGTGTGCGCTCGCGAGCGTCTCGTCGCCCTGTGGTCCGGGAGTGATCAGCTGCGCCGTAGTGTGCTTGTTGCTCTTGCGAGCGACGAGGCGGGGCTTGCCCGATTTCAGCAGGCGCAACCTCTGGTGGTAGTCCGTCCGGACCTCACGGCGACGCCGCATCGGTACTTTGTATCGTGGTCCTGTCGCCATTATTGGTCACCGTAGTTGTCGTCGATGTAGTTCAACAGGTACCGGACGCTGCGGAACTCCCCGCCGCCAGCCTTCTTGTAGAGCTCGCGGTACTGCGTGGGCGTCAGCTCGCCCTTGTCGCGGAGTTCGCGCAGCTTCCGTCGCTGTGCGCGGATCTTGTTCTGCCACTCCTCTTTCTCGTTCTGGCGTGCGCCTTTCTTGCCGCGGCGCTTGCCCTGGCCCTTCTGGTGGCCGTATGCGCGTTTCTCGTTGCGCTCGCGGGCGCGACCGCGGGAGTTGCCCGACGAGTCGGCCGCCCGAATGCGACCCTCGTCGACCAGTTCGCGGATCTCGTCGCGAGTGATCGCTTCGGCGATGTCGCCCTGGGCGTCGGGGTCGAGCCAGACGCGGTTCTTGCCGACGTCCAAGACGTCGGCAGCCAGTCGCTTCTGTGCGGAGAGATCAGTCATCTGCTTCCACCTCGACTTCCTCGTAGGTCGGGTTCAGGACGCGGACGCCCTGTTCCTCGGCCTGTTCTTCGATACGTTCGCGCTTGCGCGCACCGACCGCCGAGGCGATCCGAACCGCCTCGCGGTCGCCGTCGACGCCCTCGAGGTCGTCGAGATTTTCGACGTAGACCTCCTCGAAGCCGCTCGGGTGTTTGCCTCGGACGGCCGTCGGCGTTCGGTAGCCGGCCTGGACTTTCGGGCCCTTGCCCTTGACGCCGCGGCGCTGCTTGGACAGCGTACCGCGGGGCCGACGCCAGGATTCCGGCGTCCGCTTTTTCTTGTGGTAGTCCTGCCGGTTGAACTGCGGTTTCCCCTCGCTTTTCCGCCGAGCGAGGAGTCGCTCCTCGTTCTCGGAGAGGTCGGGCGTCTTCTCGGTCAGCCCGCGGGGCTGCAGTTCGGTCTCGACGTCTTCGGCGGGTTCCTCCGCTTCCTCGGCGCCCTCGTCCTCGATCTCGGCCTCGGTCTCCTCGGTGACCTCGAGGTCACCGACGTCGGCTTTGATGCGGGCCGCGAGCGCGTTCCCGATGCCCTCTGCATCGGCCAGGTCGTCCTGGTCGGCTTCCTTGACGTCCTCGATGGACTCGAAGCCGGCCTCGCGCAGGGCCTCGGCCTTGCTCTCGCCGACGCCGCTGATGTCCTCGAGCGTCTGTGGGTCGTCGTTGTCGTCTGCCATCTATCAGACACCTCCTTTGGCGGGTTTGTTGGTGATGTAGACCCCGTCCTGGAAGATGCGGGTGTCCTTGCCGCTGACCTTGGTCAGCTGCTCGATGTCAGCTGCCGTCTGCCCGACGTGGTCTTTGTTCGGGCCGGAGAGGACGAGCTGCTCGTCGTCGACGCTGACCTCGGTGTCACCGTGGATAGTCGTTCGTCGCGGTGCCTTTTCGCCGAGGAAGTTCTCGATGACGACTTCCTCACCCTCCACGCGGACCTGCATCGGGAAGTGAGAGTAGAAGACCTCCATCTCGTACTCCCAGCCCGCGGTCACGCCGTGGAAGGCATTGGTGATGTGGCTCTCGAAGGTGCCGACGGTCGAGTTCGTCTTCGCGTCCTCGGCGTCGCTTTCGATGACCACCTGGTCGTCGTCGACCTCGACGATCACGTCGGGGTACCAGAGGCGGCGCGTAACGCTGCCTTCCGGCCCTTCGACGGTCACGTCGAACCGATCGACCTCGACGGTTACGTTTTCGGGAATTTCCAGTTCGACTCGCATTGTTAGTAGACGTACGCGATCACCTGGCCCCCAATACCCTGCTCACGCGCCTCGTAGTGGCTCATGATGCCACTGCTCGTCGTGACGACGAGGGCACCGAAGTCTCGAGCGGGGAGATACCGTTTCTCCCACTTCTCGAAGTCCTGGGCGCCGACCGCGTAGCGGGGCTTGATGGGGCCGCACTCGTTGATCGCTCCTTTCAGTTCGACCTCGAACTGACCGGCTTTGCCGTCGTCGACGTACTCGAAGCCGTCGATGTACCCGCGGTCGTAGAAGACCTCGAGCACGCTGCCGATCTCGTTCGAGGCGGGCGTTACCTCGTGGGTGAGATGACCCACGCTCTCGGCGTTGTCGAGTCCCGAGAGCGCGTTGCTGAGTGGATCGTTTCCGGTCATGTTATCGATACTTCTTGAATCCCATGTCGCGGGCGATCTCGCGGAAGCACTGTCGGCAAAGGTTGATGTCGTACTTGCCGACGAGCCCCTGCTCGCGGCCACAGCGCTGGCAGGACTCGATCTGTCCCGTGCGCTTTGCCGCGTGCTCGCCCGTG
Proteins encoded in this window:
- a CDS encoding 50S ribosomal protein L30, which translates into the protein MKAIVQIRGEVNRQEDVQDTLSMLNIHNVNHCTLVPETDAYEGMIAKVNDYVAVGEPDADVLETLLAKRAEPLEGKQADVDEEWLAEHTEYDDFGGLAEALLAEETTLRDEGLSPTLRLHPPRGGHDGIKKPTVEGGQLGKHTTGQINDLLESMR
- a CDS encoding 50S ribosomal protein L19e; translation: MTDLSAQKRLAADVLDVGKNRVWLDPDAQGDIAEAITRDEIRELVDEGRIRAADSSGNSRGRARERNEKRAYGHQKGQGKRRGKKGARQNEKEEWQNKIRAQRRKLRELRDKGELTPTQYRELYKKAGGGEFRSVRYLLNYIDDNYGDQ
- a CDS encoding uL15m family ribosomal protein, which codes for MTSKKRRQRGSRTHSGGSHKNRRGAGHRGGRGRAGRSKHEFHNYEPKGKHGFKRPHDIREDVAEIDVQKLDEDAILYVADDLAEETDGGYELDARDIVEDGHEVDVVKVLGSGQVRNELTVTADAFSDAAEEKLEAAGGEAVLSERGEERAAEDEAEADAEQDEE
- a CDS encoding cation:proton antiporter gives rise to the protein MEALNIALVTIGTLTLVLSLVSGLLQDRAYLPSEPMAAATLGVVLGPIGLNLLHLEGFDDPFLVLEQFARITVGLAVMAAALRLPSGYVSDNDRGMAAVLVPGMVAKWLVSSALVYALVGVPVWIALLIGAVVTPTDPVLAGTIVTGNAAERYIPESIRNLLTAESGANDGLAYPLVFLPLLVLQHPLDRALTDWALGALLWGVGAAVAIGAAVGATAGWIERQSSEHAFLEESSLLSVTVAFTFAVLGGVKLLGSDGILAVFVAGLLFNRFAESTDEIDEQKVQETVLRLFTFPIFVLFGLVIPWKQWLELGWSGVALAASILLLRRTPMMLVFDRFVDDVDARGAVFAGWFGPIGIAAIFYATVAHRVLGTEIVWSVTSLVVASSILVHGLTATPLTKLYGHAMDENHRQSEDTDRSDSSSAFADG
- a CDS encoding 30S ribosomal protein S5, with product MSGNNYNDSGWEPVTRLGRMVQEGEIDDMETALNSGLPLKEPELVDQLLPGLEDEVLDINMVQRMTDSGRRVKFRCVVAVGNRDGFIGYAEGRDDQVGSAIQKAIGIAKLNMIQVPRGSGSWEDRSDRPHSLTRRTTGKAGSVEVEVIPAPEGLGLAASDTVRHVLELAGIENAWTKSHGNTRTTVNLAKATFNALENASQSRRPRRNRGSEGAEVSE
- a CDS encoding 50S ribosomal protein L18; the protein is MATGPRYKVPMRRRREVRTDYHQRLRLLKSGKPRLVARKSNKHTTAQLITPGPQGDETLASAHSSDLAEYGWDAPTSNISAAYLTGLLAGTRAVEAGLEEAVLDIGLNTATPGNKVFAVQEGAIDAGLEIPHNDSVLADWSRTRGEHIAEYAEQLDESLYSGEFDATELPEHFDEVREAILE
- the secY gene encoding preprotein translocase subunit SecY, which gives rise to MGWKEAAEPVLTRMPAVRRPEGHVPFKRKLMWTAGILMLYFFLTNVTLFGLQSGGANDLFGQFRAILAGSQGSVLQVGIGPIVTASIVLQLLGGANLLGLDTDDPRDQVLYQGLQKVLVVLMVILTGLPMVFAGGFLPAQSSLQLGGLALGQTQVQLLIFAQIFIGGVLILYMDEVVSKWGVGSGIGLFIIAGVSQRLVTGFIQPAAGGFFFDWYRILTGQVEVGSIISGEGLQALLINQGHIIALLTTLLIFGIVVYAESVRVEIPLSHARVKGARGRFPVKLIYASVLPMILVRAVQANVQFMGQILNRQLASMPSWLGVYSQGQPTGGLFYYLAPIYSPRDWMWWTANVAQEWWQVMIRIGIDVTFMVVGGAIFAIFWVETTDMGPESTAKQIQNSGMQIPGFRQNVGVIEKVMERYIPQVTVIGGALVGLLAVWANMLGTIGNVSGTGLLLAVSITYKLYEEIAEEQLMEMHPMMRQMFGNE